In the genome of SAR324 cluster bacterium, the window GTCATTACCGCATTGCCACGGATTCTGAAAAGACTGTGCTCGCATTGCCTGAAGTCATGCTGGGACTTTTGCCGGGTGCTGGTGGGACCCAACGTTTGCCACGACTGGTTGGTGTCAAAAATGCTCTCGACATGATGCTCACCGGAAAAAACATTCGCTCTTCCAAAGCTAAAAAAATGGGGCTGGTGGATGCGGTGGTGCCCAATCATGAAGGTCTGGAAGCCGTCTCTGTGGAAGCCGCCTGTCGATTGGTGGAAGGTCAATTGAAACGCAAAAAAGCAGACCCTTCATTTCAGGATAAAATGCTGGAAGAAACCCTGCCGGGGCGAAAAGTCCTGTTCCAACAGGCTCGAGCGACCGTCATGGTCCAGTCCGGCGGACATTATCCCGCACCGTTGGCGATTCTGGATGTGGTGGAAACCGGCCTGTACAAAGGGTTTGAAAAAGGACTTGAGGCGGAATCCAAACGTTTTGGCGAACTGTCCCAGACGACTGTCAGCAAAGGGCTGATCAGTATTTTCTTTGGCCAGACAGAATTGAAGAAAAACCGTTTCGGTCAACCCGAAACTGAAGCCAGAAATCTGGCGGTTTTAGGGGCAGGGTTGATGGGTGCGGGCATTGGTCTGGTGAGCATTGAGAAAAAATTCAATGTGATTCTCAAGGATGTCGGACAGGAATCTCTCACCCGGGGAACCAAATCAATCTGGGATGAAATCAACCGAAAAGTGAAGCGAAAATCCATCACAGCCTTTCAGCGTGAGCAAGTGATGTCACGACTGACCTCACAACTGGATATGCGTGGTTTTGAAAAATGTGATGTGGTGATTGAAGCTGTGTTTGAGGATCTGGAACTCAAGCGTCGGGTGATTCGTGAAGTCGAAGAACGCATTTCTGACAAATGTATCTTCGCGTCCAACACCTCCGCTTTGCCGATTGGTGAAATTGCCAAAGCCAGCAAACGTCCGGAAAATGTGGTAGGAATGCATTATTTTTCACCTGTCCACAAAATGCCCTTGCTCGAAGTGATCACCACGAAGCAGACTTCAAAAGAAGCGTCTGCGATTGCGGTTGATGTGGGAATACGTCAGGGGAAAACCGTGATTGTGGTTGGTGATGGTCCGGGCTTTTACACCACACGTATTCTGGCTCCATTCATGGATGAAGTCGGCGTGCTGGCTCTTGAAGGCGCTGATTTTTATCAACTGGATCAGGCGATGCTGGAAGAAGGCTTTTTTGTAGGACCCATCGCCCTGATTGATGAAGTGGGGATTGATGTCGCGGCGCATGTCGGACGTGATATGAGTAAGGCGTTTGGTGCCCGCATTACCGGTTCCGACCCCAAAGGGTTTGAGGAATTTGTCGCCAAAGGATTTCTGGGCCGCAAATCAGGCAAGGGCTTTTATCTTTACACCCGCGATGCCAAACAGAATCCGGTGGAAAAGGTGAAACTGGCCATTGATCAGGTGGTGACCAGTGTGACCAAAAAGAAAAAACCCAAACCGGTGAATCCTGAAGCTCTGGCGATTATTAAAAAACAGGCTGGAGGAAAATCACGGAAAATTGAAAAATCCGAAATTCAGGAGCGGGTGCTGTATCGAATGCTCAACGAAGCGAGTTTCTGCCTTCAGGAAGGCATTCTGCAAAATCCGGTGGATGGAGACATTGGTGCGGTGTTCGGGTTGGGATTTCCTCCCTTCAAGGGCGGTCCATTCAGATACATGGATCAACTTGGAGCACAAACGCTGGTGAGCAAACTCAAGCAGTATGCCGACAAACATGGCGTGCGGTTTGAGCCTTCAGCGCTGCTTCAGGATTACGCAAGACAGAACAAAAAGTTCTATTCATGATCAGAAAGGGGCACGGGCTTCCGTGCCTCGCCTTCCTGTTTGAGCCTGCGGAATAATTTTCACCTGTGCAGGTGGTTTGAAAATGAGCCACCAAGAACGCCAAGAACACGAAAAAAAGATTTTTTTATAAATGAAGTCCTCCGTGAAACCCTGATTTTCAAGTTTACTGGTGCATATTCCCGTAAGCGTTCAGCTTTTAGTATTCAGCTTTCAGTGTTTATGCGCCTCAGAAGCCTTATGACTCAATAGCAGAAAATATCGTTTGACTTCCAGGCCTTGAGAATTCCTGAAAACTGATAGCTGACGGCTGAACGCTTGCATATTCCTTTTTTACTTTGTGTTCTTCGTGTACTTCGTGGCTAAAAAAGTACCTGCACAGCTCGCAATATTTCATACAATCTTTGGGGGTGTATCGGTTTGGACAGATAATCATTCATTCCTGCCTCCAAACATTTTTCACGGTCCCCGGTCATGGCATGAGCCGTCAAGGCGATGATGGGAACCTGATGGTTGAGCACCAGAGATTTTGGATCACGGACAATTTTTGTGGTTTCCAGTCCATTCAATTCAAGCATCTGAATATCCATCAGTACCAGATCATAAACGTTGGTTTCCATTTTTTTAAGCGCCTCCAGACCATTGTCAGCCGTATCAATCACACCCAATTCCATTTTTTTGAAGATTTCGAGAATCATGACCTGGTTGAGTTTGTTATCTTCCACCACCAAAATCCTGACATCCTTTCTTTGTATCAACGGAATGGTGGACGACTGTTTGAGTAGTACATCCTTCGACAACGTTTCACGCTTCAATACCGATTTAAGACGCCAGAATAGATCATCGACATGGACAGGTTTAGCAATGCATGCGTCCGCACCAAGCAATTTCTGTTGTTTTTCATCCACTGAATTGCCGAATTCTGTCAGCAATAGCAGTTTCAGCGGTTTCAGTTGTGGACTGGATTTTATGGATTTGCACAAGTTCTCAACACTCATTCCCTGTATTTTTAAATCAATAAACATTGCCGAGAATGGATCATTCCCGTCATGGGCTTTCAGCAACGCTTCTAAAGCTGTCTGTCCATCTGTCGCCACATCAGCACGCAAGCCCCAGAACTGACAATAGCGTTGAAGCATGGTGCGTGTGTTATGATTGTCATCCAGGATCATGATCCTCGAATTTTTCAGAAGTGGATCCAGTTCCACGGTGGGAATCGTGTCTTGATTC includes:
- a CDS encoding enoyl-CoA hydratase/isomerase family protein codes for the protein MTTPESKALSLRVQRGIAVIEFNDPEEKVNTVNSRFSKDFEAMFDYIAKNNDIKGAVLISGKPESFIVGADINELKAAKSASEIEALSRTGHKIMNQLESSAKPVVAAIHGPCMGGGLEVALACHYRIATDSEKTVLALPEVMLGLLPGAGGTQRLPRLVGVKNALDMMLTGKNIRSSKAKKMGLVDAVVPNHEGLEAVSVEAACRLVEGQLKRKKADPSFQDKMLEETLPGRKVLFQQARATVMVQSGGHYPAPLAILDVVETGLYKGFEKGLEAESKRFGELSQTTVSKGLISIFFGQTELKKNRFGQPETEARNLAVLGAGLMGAGIGLVSIEKKFNVILKDVGQESLTRGTKSIWDEINRKVKRKSITAFQREQVMSRLTSQLDMRGFEKCDVVIEAVFEDLELKRRVIREVEERISDKCIFASNTSALPIGEIAKASKRPENVVGMHYFSPVHKMPLLEVITTKQTSKEASAIAVDVGIRQGKTVIVVGDGPGFYTTRILAPFMDEVGVLALEGADFYQLDQAMLEEGFFVGPIALIDEVGIDVAAHVGRDMSKAFGARITGSDPKGFEEFVAKGFLGRKSGKGFYLYTRDAKQNPVEKVKLAIDQVVTSVTKKKKPKPVNPEALAIIKKQAGGKSRKIEKSEIQERVLYRMLNEASFCLQEGILQNPVDGDIGAVFGLGFPPFKGGPFRYMDQLGAQTLVSKLKQYADKHGVRFEPSALLQDYARQNKKFYS